One Thioalbus denitrificans genomic window carries:
- a CDS encoding V-type ATP synthase subunit B: MKEIEFRTAASARGALLFMANVPGVALGDRVQVRDRHGNIRNGQVIQTATELVMVQVFEGTDDLDLESTWVRFLERPFEVALSPDILGRVFNGVGQPRDGRPPIVSSRHANVNGAPVNPTARAYPREFMQTGVSTIDGLNSLVRGQKLPIFSGSGLPHNRLAAQIVRQAKLPGEESNFAIVFAAMGVSHTDARFFQENFANSGVLGNVVMFTNLADDPPIERLILPRAALTAAEYLAFELDRHVLVVLTDMTHYAEALREVATAKGDVPARKGYPGYLYSDLAEIYERAGRIKNRHGSITMVPVLSMPSDDITHPIPDLTGYITEGQIVLSRDLHNQGIYPPVTIMPSLSRLMKDGIGKDDTREDHARVSSQLYASYARAIEARNLASIIGAEELSRRDRQYLRFADEFERRFVGQGEDEDRSIIETLDLAWDLLSLLPPDALSRVSEADLAKYHHRGPDGPGPEEPQWQSA; encoded by the coding sequence ATGAAGGAGATTGAATTCCGTACCGCCGCCAGCGCCCGCGGGGCGCTGCTGTTCATGGCCAACGTCCCGGGCGTGGCCCTCGGCGACCGGGTCCAGGTACGCGACCGCCACGGCAACATCCGCAACGGCCAGGTCATCCAGACCGCCACCGAGCTGGTCATGGTGCAGGTCTTCGAGGGCACCGACGATCTCGACCTGGAGAGCACCTGGGTGCGGTTCCTGGAGCGTCCCTTCGAGGTGGCCCTCTCGCCCGATATCCTGGGCCGGGTATTCAACGGCGTGGGCCAGCCGCGCGACGGCCGCCCGCCCATCGTCTCCAGCCGCCACGCCAATGTGAACGGCGCGCCGGTGAACCCCACCGCGCGGGCCTACCCGCGGGAGTTCATGCAGACCGGCGTCTCCACCATCGACGGCCTCAACTCCCTGGTGCGCGGCCAGAAGCTGCCCATCTTCTCCGGCTCGGGCCTGCCCCACAACCGGCTGGCGGCCCAGATCGTGCGCCAGGCGAAGCTGCCGGGCGAGGAGTCCAACTTCGCCATCGTCTTCGCCGCCATGGGGGTCTCCCACACCGACGCGCGCTTCTTCCAGGAGAACTTCGCCAACAGCGGCGTGCTCGGCAACGTGGTGATGTTCACCAACCTGGCCGACGACCCGCCCATCGAGCGGCTCATCCTGCCGCGCGCGGCGCTCACCGCCGCGGAGTACCTGGCCTTCGAGCTGGACCGCCACGTGCTGGTGGTGCTCACCGACATGACCCACTACGCCGAGGCGCTGCGCGAAGTGGCCACCGCCAAGGGCGACGTGCCGGCGCGCAAGGGCTACCCGGGCTACCTCTACTCGGATCTGGCCGAGATCTACGAGCGCGCCGGGCGCATCAAGAACCGCCACGGCTCCATCACCATGGTGCCGGTGCTCTCCATGCCCTCGGACGACATCACCCACCCGATCCCGGATCTCACCGGCTACATCACCGAGGGGCAGATCGTGCTCTCCCGCGATCTCCACAACCAGGGCATCTACCCGCCTGTGACCATCATGCCCTCCCTGTCGCGGCTGATGAAGGACGGCATCGGCAAGGACGACACCCGCGAGGATCACGCCCGCGTATCGAGCCAGCTCTACGCCTCCTACGCCCGCGCCATCGAGGCGCGCAACCTCGCCTCCATCATCGGCGCCGAGGAGCTCTCCCGCCGCGACCGCCAGTACCTGCGCTTCGCCGACGAGTTCGAGCGGCGCTTCGTGGGGCAGGGCGAGGACGAGGACCGCTCCATCATCGAGACCCTGGATCTCGCCTGGGACCTGCTCTCCCTGCTGCCCCCCGACGCGCTGTCCCGGGTCAGCGAGGCGGATCTGGCCAAGTACCACCATCGCGGACCCGACGGCCCCGGCCCCGAGGAGCCTCAATGGCAAAGCGCCTGA
- a CDS encoding V-type ATP synthase subunit D: MAKRLKIPPTKSALLGLRRQVDFLDQGHRLLERKKELLTRLVYQRLGQYRSLRGEARRALLEAYRWLGVTTLRMNTHDLRQVALGLDPAITVEIIPRRSLGVEYPSVTAEVLPLQPVGLMNTDPSLDETRARLAQAAVLLARLGESETALWRLLEEQRKTQKRVNALKYNIIPRYRETIRYIQSVLEEEERSTLFVIKRLREKKVV; the protein is encoded by the coding sequence ATGGCAAAGCGCCTGAAGATCCCGCCCACCAAGAGCGCGCTGCTGGGGCTGCGCCGGCAGGTGGACTTTCTCGACCAGGGCCACCGCCTGCTGGAGCGCAAGAAGGAGCTGCTCACCCGCCTGGTCTACCAGCGCCTCGGCCAGTACCGCAGCCTGCGCGGCGAGGCGCGCCGGGCCCTGTTGGAGGCCTACCGCTGGCTCGGAGTGACCACCCTGCGCATGAACACCCACGATCTCCGCCAGGTGGCGCTGGGCCTGGATCCCGCCATCACCGTGGAGATCATCCCCCGCCGCAGCCTCGGCGTGGAGTACCCCAGCGTCACCGCCGAGGTGCTCCCCCTGCAGCCGGTGGGGCTCATGAACACCGACCCCAGCCTCGACGAGACCCGCGCCCGCCTGGCCCAGGCCGCCGTCCTCCTCGCCCGCCTGGGCGAGTCCGAAACCGCCCTCTGGCGCCTGCTGGAAGAGCAGCGCAAGACTCAGAAGCGCGTCAACGCCCTCAAGTACAACATCATCCCCCGCTACCGCGAAACCATCCGCTACATCCAGTCCGTGCTGGAGGAGGAAGAGCGCAGCACGCTGTTCGTCATCAAGCGGCTGAGGGAGAAGAAGGTGGTTTGA
- a CDS encoding Lpg1974 family pore-forming outer membrane protein — MKGNTMSMRNVSVFRKAPLPLSVVFAAVAVSMTAVSGAALAEDAPSNAELYKMLLELKAENARLREELEMQRTAAVSGPATPAAMTEPTAAAPAAAYTYRRDRPNFELGVEVPYLSLRTNHGAGEQAGGNGWFDESFDHEAAYRLTASYVTDDGLGVRGRYFRYSETVTPGQFFKTNLYDLELMAGLDVEKWSFTAFGGLRGGEIKWSDENGASGFEFDGIGFTVGAEARRYFGQNFAFLLGARHSQLFGEIKELANSDKNKDNVVPITDLYAGLEYVRSFSNGSRLGIGLGYEAALFSSLSGNVDNDIDPEDVDISLTGPRLTVNYGF; from the coding sequence ATGAAAGGCAATACCATGTCGATGCGGAACGTTTCCGTATTCAGGAAGGCGCCTCTGCCGCTTTCCGTCGTTTTCGCCGCTGTGGCGGTTTCCATGACGGCGGTTTCCGGCGCTGCGCTTGCCGAGGATGCGCCATCGAACGCGGAGCTCTACAAGATGCTGCTCGAGCTCAAGGCGGAGAACGCGCGCCTCAGGGAGGAGCTCGAAATGCAGCGCACCGCCGCGGTAAGCGGGCCGGCAACACCGGCCGCGATGACCGAGCCGACGGCAGCGGCGCCCGCCGCGGCATATACCTATCGTCGTGACAGGCCGAACTTCGAGCTCGGGGTCGAGGTGCCCTATCTGAGCCTGAGAACCAATCACGGCGCCGGGGAGCAGGCCGGCGGCAACGGCTGGTTCGACGAGTCGTTCGATCACGAGGCCGCCTACCGGTTGACCGCCTCCTATGTAACGGACGACGGGCTGGGTGTGCGTGGCCGCTACTTCCGCTATTCCGAGACGGTGACCCCCGGGCAGTTCTTCAAGACCAACCTGTATGACCTCGAACTGATGGCCGGCCTGGATGTGGAGAAGTGGAGCTTCACCGCGTTCGGGGGGCTGCGTGGCGGCGAGATCAAGTGGTCCGACGAGAACGGGGCATCCGGATTCGAGTTCGACGGTATCGGGTTCACGGTTGGCGCCGAGGCGCGGCGCTATTTCGGCCAGAACTTCGCGTTCCTCCTGGGCGCCCGCCACAGCCAGCTGTTCGGGGAAATCAAGGAACTCGCCAACTCGGATAAGAACAAGGACAACGTCGTCCCGATTACGGATCTGTACGCCGGGCTCGAATACGTGCGCAGCTTCAGCAACGGGAGCCGGCTGGGCATCGGGTTGGGATACGAGGCCGCGCTGTTCAGCAGCCTCAGCGGCAACGTCGACAACGATATCGACCCCGAGGATGTCGATATCAGCCTCACCGGGCCGCGACTCACGGTCAATTACGGCTTCTAG
- a CDS encoding V-type ATP synthase subunit D, producing MAKRLKIPPTKSALLGLRRQVDFLDQGHRLLERKKELLTRLVYQRLNQYRSLRGEARRALLEAYRWLGVTTLRMNTHDLRQVALGLEPAITVEIIPRRSLGVEYPSVTAEVLPLQPVGLMNTDPSLDETRARLAQAAVLLARLGESETALWRLLEEQRKTQKRVNALKYNIIPRYRETIRYIQSVLEEEERSTLFVIKRLREKKVV from the coding sequence ATGGCAAAGCGCCTGAAGATCCCGCCCACCAAGAGCGCGCTGCTGGGGCTGCGCCGGCAGGTGGACTTTCTCGACCAGGGCCACCGCCTGCTGGAGCGCAAGAAGGAGCTGCTCACCCGCCTGGTCTACCAGCGCCTCAACCAGTACCGCAGCCTGCGCGGCGAGGCGCGCCGGGCCCTGTTGGAGGCCTACCGCTGGCTCGGGGTGACCACCCTGCGCATGAACACCCACGATCTCCGCCAGGTGGCGCTGGGCCTGGAGCCCGCCATCACCGTGGAGATCATCCCCCGCCGCAGCCTCGGCGTGGAGTACCCCAGCGTCACCGCCGAGGTGCTCCCCCTGCAGCCGGTGGGGCTCATGAACACCGACCCCAGCCTCGACGAGACCCGCGCCCGCCTGGCCCAGGCCGCCGTCCTCCTCGCCCGCCTGGGCGAGTCCGAAACCGCCCTCTGGCGCCTGCTGGAAGAGCAGCGCAAGACCCAGAAGCGCGTCAACGCCCTCAAGTACAACATCATCCCCCGCTACCGCGAAACCATCCGCTACATCCAGTCCGTGCTGGAGGAGGAAGAGCGCAGCACGCTGTTCGTCATCAAGCGGCTGCGGGAGAAGAAGGTGGTTTGA